Proteins from one Listeria innocua genomic window:
- the degU gene encoding two-component system response regulator DegU: MALKIMIVDDHQLFREGIKRILELEDSFEVVAEAENGKNIVAKVREYKPDIVLMDINMPTVNGLDATEMLVRQFPSIKVIVLTIHDTDEYVTEALRAGAVGYLLKEMDAHELVEAVKIVDNGGAYIHPRVAIKLIREYRHLASTNTSQGVYGYQQPEVKMPLHILTHRECEVLQLLTDGKSNRGIGETLFISEKTVKNHVSSILQKMKVNDRTQAVVTAIKHGWVYIR; this comes from the coding sequence ATGGCACTCAAAATCATGATTGTAGATGATCATCAGTTGTTTCGCGAAGGTATCAAGCGAATTTTAGAGTTGGAAGATTCTTTTGAAGTCGTAGCGGAAGCTGAAAATGGTAAGAATATCGTAGCAAAAGTTCGCGAATATAAACCAGACATCGTTTTAATGGATATTAATATGCCAACTGTTAATGGGTTAGACGCAACAGAAATGTTAGTACGTCAATTCCCTAGTATCAAAGTTATCGTATTGACTATTCACGATACAGATGAGTACGTAACAGAGGCACTTAGAGCAGGAGCAGTAGGTTATTTATTAAAAGAAATGGATGCACATGAACTTGTAGAAGCTGTTAAAATAGTAGATAATGGAGGCGCGTATATTCATCCGCGTGTAGCGATTAAATTAATTCGCGAATATCGACATTTAGCAAGCACGAATACTTCGCAAGGGGTTTATGGTTACCAGCAACCCGAAGTGAAAATGCCTTTGCATATTTTAACGCATAGAGAGTGTGAAGTATTACAGCTTCTTACCGATGGAAAAAGTAACCGCGGAATTGGGGAAACGCTTTTCATTAGTGAAAAAACAGTGAAAAATCATGTCAGCAGTATTTTACAAAAAATGAAAGTGAATGATAGAACTCAAGCGGTGGTAACGGCAATTAAGCACGGCTGGGTTTATATTCGCTAA
- a CDS encoding YigZ family protein: MLDHYLTIRSDGKHEIIIEKSRFICHIKRIKTESEAQTFIQTIKKEHRDATHNCSAYIIGENDQFQKAHDDGEPSGTAGVPMLEVLKKKALKNVVVVVTRYFGGTKLGAGGLVRAYGGAVSEAIQTIGIIECKLATIIECSFAYPLLGKIENALEQKNYQIVHKEFTEKVVLQVFVDNEDLSTFSTWITEVSNGQVTYKEGPQKYREKDVT; this comes from the coding sequence ATGTTGGATCATTATTTAACCATTCGTAGCGATGGAAAACATGAAATAATAATTGAAAAATCTCGCTTTATTTGCCATATTAAGCGAATAAAAACAGAATCCGAAGCACAGACATTCATACAAACAATCAAAAAAGAGCACCGTGATGCTACTCATAATTGCTCTGCCTATATTATAGGAGAAAATGACCAATTTCAAAAAGCACATGACGATGGTGAACCAAGTGGAACAGCAGGGGTTCCTATGTTAGAAGTTTTAAAAAAGAAAGCTTTAAAAAATGTTGTTGTGGTTGTTACTCGCTATTTCGGAGGAACTAAGCTCGGCGCAGGGGGCCTTGTCCGTGCATATGGTGGTGCTGTCAGTGAAGCAATCCAAACTATCGGTATAATCGAATGCAAATTAGCTACTATTATTGAGTGCTCTTTTGCCTATCCACTTTTAGGCAAAATAGAGAATGCACTTGAGCAAAAAAATTATCAAATCGTTCATAAAGAATTCACAGAAAAAGTCGTACTTCAAGTATTTGTTGATAATGAGGATCTTTCAACTTTTTCCACTTGGATAACAGAGGTTTCAAATGGCCAAGTTACTTACAAAGAAGGCCCACAAAAATATAGAGAAAAGGATGTTACTTAG
- a CDS encoding GNAT family N-acetyltransferase, producing MSTNIFLHLPTTISTERTILRKTSFADATTLFDIWSDNDVAQFMNIEKFSTILQAEEMIQAIENEPNACRYTIFTMDNSLKAIGSLGINDINKNNQTIEIGYELAKSHWRQGLMFEILTTFLNTTKAHLPYKTITAKVLPENIASIKLLTKLGFELISTGQELDLHSGKICEISNYQLILN from the coding sequence ATGTCCACAAACATATTTTTACATTTACCCACCACTATTTCTACGGAACGAACTATTTTGAGAAAAACTTCTTTTGCAGATGCAACTACCTTATTTGATATTTGGTCTGACAATGACGTTGCTCAGTTTATGAATATCGAAAAATTTTCTACCATCCTTCAAGCGGAGGAAATGATTCAAGCCATCGAAAACGAACCAAATGCTTGTAGGTATACTATTTTTACAATGGATAATTCTTTAAAAGCAATCGGCTCTCTGGGAATAAACGATATTAACAAAAACAACCAAACAATCGAGATCGGTTATGAATTAGCCAAAAGTCATTGGCGTCAAGGGCTTATGTTCGAGATTTTAACAACCTTTTTAAATACAACTAAAGCTCACCTCCCATACAAAACAATTACAGCCAAAGTCCTCCCTGAAAATATAGCTTCTATAAAACTACTTACTAAGCTTGGTTTTGAACTTATTTCAACGGGGCAAGAACTAGATTTACACTCTGGGAAAATTTGTGAAATCAGTAATTACCAATTAATACTTAA